In Terriglobales bacterium, a single genomic region encodes these proteins:
- a CDS encoding electron transfer flavoprotein subunit beta/FixA family protein: MDILVCAKRVPDMSENEIELNANDIERDDLVYSINEWDNYAVEEAIQIRDRVGGNVTVVTVGGEDDEEILRREMAMGANQGVLVCDESFAGSDGAGIAAILKAYVQKNHFDLILTGVQAEDGCAQVGGMLAAMLDYPFASLVNAIEVLDAGKLKITREIEGGNKEISEIDLPCVLSIQTGINEPRYVGMRGIQKVASAKIPVFGAADLGIAPQCAGQAAAKVHREDYFVPPTGAGAEMLRGSREEMVEKVVELLRANGGLK, translated from the coding sequence GTGGACATTTTGGTTTGCGCCAAGCGCGTACCGGACATGTCGGAGAACGAGATCGAACTCAATGCCAACGACATTGAGCGTGACGATCTAGTGTATTCGATCAACGAATGGGACAACTACGCGGTCGAGGAGGCGATCCAGATCCGCGACCGGGTGGGCGGAAACGTCACCGTGGTCACGGTCGGCGGCGAAGACGACGAAGAAATCCTGCGCCGGGAAATGGCCATGGGCGCCAACCAGGGCGTTCTTGTCTGTGATGAATCTTTCGCCGGCTCGGACGGCGCCGGCATCGCCGCCATTCTGAAGGCCTACGTTCAGAAAAACCATTTCGACCTCATCCTCACCGGAGTGCAGGCGGAGGACGGGTGCGCGCAGGTAGGCGGCATGTTGGCCGCGATGCTCGACTACCCGTTCGCGTCGCTGGTGAATGCCATCGAGGTGCTCGACGCCGGGAAGCTGAAGATCACCCGCGAAATCGAGGGCGGGAACAAGGAGATCAGCGAGATCGATCTGCCGTGCGTGCTCTCCATTCAGACCGGCATCAACGAGCCGCGCTACGTCGGAATGCGCGGAATTCAGAAAGTAGCCTCGGCAAAGATTCCCGTCTTCGGCGCTGCGGACCTCGGCATAGCCCCCCAGTGCGCCGGGCAAGCTGCCGCCAAGGTACATCGCGAGGATTATTTTGTTCCGCCGACAGGGGCGGGCGCCGAGATGCTTCGCGGTAGTCGCGAGGAAATGGTCGAAAAAGTAGTTGAGCTGCTAAGAGCGAACGGAGGCCTGAAATGA
- a CDS encoding electron transfer flavoprotein subunit alpha/FixB family protein, which yields MTARIFAYISHKAGMVDDSAGEFIAAAKKLDPAATPVAILTGNGADLDAACKNLPAGFAEVWKIANPALAYPNAELIRKALVKIVPGGGIVLVAHDHFGIDLAPGLSVKLNAAYVSDVLNIDGVEGVRLKAVRQELGGQVSAHVRCDVSSGAVITIRPGAFKSVDSTGAQPGVVDKSSEAGELVARRRYLRTIAAEAGDVDITKQTVLVSVGRGIQDKDNIAIAQELADALGCAVSCSRPVVDAKWMEKSRQVGTSGQTVRPKVYLACGISGAFQHLAGIKGNALIIAINKNPKAPIFQAAQVGIVADILEFLPELTTKINEMRCATR from the coding sequence ATGACGGCTCGCATCTTTGCTTATATTTCGCACAAGGCCGGAATGGTGGACGACTCGGCGGGTGAGTTCATCGCCGCCGCCAAGAAGTTGGATCCCGCCGCGACTCCGGTTGCGATTTTGACCGGCAATGGCGCGGATCTGGACGCTGCGTGCAAGAATTTGCCTGCCGGTTTTGCCGAGGTGTGGAAGATTGCAAACCCGGCGCTCGCGTACCCCAACGCCGAATTGATCCGCAAAGCTCTCGTCAAAATCGTGCCCGGCGGCGGCATCGTGCTCGTCGCTCACGATCACTTTGGAATCGACCTCGCCCCCGGACTTTCGGTGAAGTTGAACGCTGCGTACGTCTCCGACGTGTTGAACATTGACGGCGTAGAGGGTGTTCGACTGAAAGCGGTGCGCCAGGAACTGGGCGGACAGGTCAGCGCCCACGTTCGCTGCGATGTTTCATCTGGCGCGGTGATCACGATCCGGCCCGGAGCATTCAAGTCGGTCGACAGCACTGGCGCGCAACCAGGGGTTGTGGACAAGTCCTCGGAGGCCGGCGAGTTGGTGGCGCGGCGGCGTTATCTGCGGACCATCGCCGCCGAGGCCGGCGATGTCGACATCACCAAGCAGACCGTCCTGGTCTCCGTGGGACGTGGAATCCAGGATAAAGACAACATCGCGATTGCGCAGGAACTGGCCGATGCGCTCGGCTGCGCCGTTTCCTGCTCGCGTCCGGTTGTCGATGCCAAGTGGATGGAGAAGTCACGTCAGGTTGGCACCTCCGGTCAGACCGTACGTCCCAAGGTTTACCTCGCCTGCGGCATCAGCGGCGCGTTCCAGCACCTGGCGGGAATCAAGGGGAACGCGCTCATCATTGCCATCAACAAAAACCCCAAGGCCCCGATTTTCCAGGCAGCCCAGGTCGGAATCGTCGCCGACATTCTGGAGTTCCTGCCGGAGCTCACCACCAAAATCAACGAAATGCGCTGCGCGACGCGCTGA
- a CDS encoding acyl-CoA dehydrogenase family protein produces MIANKTLKLSLKALRDFAKKRLPDAELLELDRKDECPLEIVRQMCAGDLAIQLLFIPEEFGGMGGGAFDVYCICEEMARIDLGIATGVLATFLGSDPVRVGGTREQKKQWLGRIAEQGILFAYGATEPEAGSDLGALKSTAERVMDGDRIVGYKITGNKQWISNGGVADAYSVLASAPGGPSWFVVEKGVKGFTHDNPEEKHGIRLSNTAALAFDNVYVDADRLLGGVEGQGLLQAQAVFGYTRLMVAAFGLGAGWSALDRAIPYSKKRIQGGAPLSEKQGYTHKLIVPHVARLEAARAYIEETATRIDAAGEGSLNTEGAIAKYMATEAGNGAAEASIQALGGYGYTHEYMVEKISRDVRITTIYEGTSEIMEMTISRDRWQSHLKTRGQYYHDEARKLEALHARHPYAGADTAALASHALAEVMEKARVTRLTRYQHVLLRLGELIAYAECAGCLARRTALAEENKLPEKASRRFDAVSLATLARIFARDAALKVAEDGMRLIIGGGGVSDSELPAFEEALRLPAIHRAQKGLLADMDAIADVLYDRAGKSARLSA; encoded by the coding sequence ATGATTGCTAACAAAACCCTGAAGCTGAGCTTGAAAGCTCTGCGCGACTTTGCCAAGAAACGCCTGCCCGACGCCGAACTGCTGGAACTGGACCGCAAGGACGAATGTCCCCTGGAGATCGTCCGCCAGATGTGCGCCGGAGATCTCGCGATCCAGCTTTTATTTATTCCCGAGGAATTCGGCGGCATGGGAGGCGGCGCCTTCGATGTTTACTGCATATGCGAAGAGATGGCGCGCATTGATCTGGGCATCGCGACCGGTGTCCTGGCAACGTTTCTCGGCAGCGATCCCGTCCGCGTTGGCGGTACGAGAGAGCAGAAGAAGCAGTGGCTGGGGCGAATCGCGGAGCAGGGCATCCTGTTTGCCTACGGCGCCACCGAGCCGGAGGCGGGCAGCGACCTGGGCGCGCTGAAGAGCACGGCGGAGCGCGTGATGGATGGCGACCGCATCGTCGGCTACAAGATCACCGGCAACAAGCAATGGATCAGCAACGGTGGAGTGGCCGATGCCTACAGCGTTCTTGCCAGTGCTCCCGGTGGCCCGAGTTGGTTCGTGGTTGAAAAAGGCGTCAAGGGTTTCACCCATGACAATCCCGAGGAGAAGCATGGCATCCGCCTGAGCAACACGGCCGCGCTGGCGTTCGACAACGTGTACGTCGACGCCGACCGCCTGCTGGGTGGAGTCGAAGGTCAAGGCCTGCTGCAGGCGCAAGCGGTGTTTGGCTACACCAGGCTCATGGTGGCAGCGTTCGGACTCGGAGCAGGATGGTCTGCCCTGGACCGCGCGATTCCCTACTCCAAGAAACGGATTCAGGGTGGCGCGCCGCTCTCCGAGAAGCAGGGATACACCCACAAGCTGATCGTGCCGCACGTGGCGCGACTCGAGGCCGCGCGCGCCTACATCGAGGAAACCGCGACGCGCATCGACGCTGCGGGCGAAGGCAGCCTGAACACCGAAGGCGCGATTGCGAAATACATGGCCACCGAGGCCGGCAATGGCGCTGCCGAAGCCAGCATCCAGGCACTCGGCGGCTACGGGTACACCCACGAGTACATGGTGGAAAAGATCAGCCGGGACGTTCGTATCACCACCATCTACGAAGGCACCTCCGAGATCATGGAGATGACCATCAGTCGCGACCGTTGGCAGTCGCACTTGAAAACTCGCGGCCAGTACTACCACGACGAAGCCAGGAAGCTGGAAGCTCTGCATGCCAGGCACCCGTACGCCGGCGCCGATACTGCGGCGCTGGCCTCGCACGCGCTCGCCGAGGTGATGGAGAAAGCGCGCGTCACGCGTCTGACCCGCTATCAGCACGTTCTTCTACGCCTTGGCGAATTGATTGCCTACGCGGAATGCGCCGGCTGCCTGGCGCGTCGCACCGCTCTTGCGGAGGAAAACAAGCTGCCGGAGAAGGCAAGCCGCCGCTTTGACGCCGTGTCACTCGCAACCCTGGCACGAATCTTTGCGCGCGACGCTGCGCTCAAGGTGGCTGAAGACGGGATGCGTTTGATTATCGGCGGAGGCGGCGTGAGCGACTCCGAGCTGCCCGCCTTCGAGGAAGCTTTGCGATTGCCTGCCATTCACCGGGCACAAAAAGGTTTGTTGGCAGACATGGATGCCATCGCGGATGTCCTCTACGATCGCGCGGGTAAGAGCGCACGACTGTCCGCCTGA